The Equus caballus isolate H_3958 breed thoroughbred chromosome 12, TB-T2T, whole genome shotgun sequence genome contains a region encoding:
- the LOC138915063 gene encoding proteoglycan 3-like isoform X2 has protein sequence MKCPLLLPLLLLGTVAALHLESDDPHLDIRETQADLTQDVEGSGEQEGELALTEEVIQSEGEEAEASTNQDTFEDEQAMESDPAALGEDLQCPREEETIELHHPGCKTCRYRLVRTPRRFKQAQNVCRRCYRGNLVSIHSYHLNYRLQCSVRCINQGQVWIGGIRRGWRCRRRFRWTDGSRWNFSYWASGQPRKGRGRCVALCTRGGHWRRVPCSRRLPFICSS, from the exons ATGAAAtgccctctgctcctgccccttctcctgcTGGGGACAGTTGCTGCTCTTCATCTGG AGAGTGATGACCCCCATTTGGACATCCGAGAGACACAGGCAGACCTGACCCAGGATGTGGAAGGTtcaggggagcaggagggagagttGGCCCTAACAGAGGAGGTGATCCAGtcagaaggagaggaggctgaggcttCCACCAATCAAGACACCTTTGAGGATGAGCAGGCCATGGAGTCGGACCCAGCAGCCCTAGGTGAAGACTTGCAGTGCCCCAGGGAAGAGGAAACAATTGAATTGCACCATCCTGGGTGCAAGACCTGCCGCTACCGCTTGGTGCGAACTCCTAGGAGGTTTAAACAAGCTCAG AATGTCTGCAGGAGGTGCTACCGAGGCAATCTTGTCTCCATACACAGCTACCACTTAAACTATCGCCTCCAGTGCTCAGTCAGGTGTATCAACCAAGGCCAGGTCTGGATTGGAGGCATCAGGAGAGGCTGG CGCTGCCGCAGGAGATTTCGCTGGACTGATGGGAGCCGCTGGAATTTTAGCTACTGGGCCTCAGGGCAACCTAGAAAGGGGAGAGGCCGCTGCGTGGCTCTATGCACCAGAG GGGGTCACTGGCGACGAGTTCCTTGCAGCAGGCGTCTGCCTTTCATCTGCTCCTCCTAA
- the LOC138915063 gene encoding bone marrow proteoglycan-like isoform X1 yields the protein MKLPLLLALLFGAVSALHLRTEAPNFESPLGDDTLPQDREMPERGAMEAPMEGLTLTKGEEEGGSGSEDVPEGEGLVKSVSALEEVDKDFQCPKEEDTVKLECAPGWTTCRFIVVSTAMKYNQAYDTCRRCYGGFLISIHDHTCNYKIQWGARFLNQGQVWIGGAVRYPGSCRSFYWMDGSAWDFWFWAAGQPSASGGSCVSMYTHGGRWRLSRCDMVLPFVCSH from the exons ATGAAACTCCCCCTACTTCTGGCTCTTCTATTTGGGGCAGTTTCAGCCCTTCATCTAA GGACTGAAGCACCCAACTTTGAGAGCCCCTTGGGAGATGACACCCTGCCTCAGGATAGGGAGATGCCAGAACGTGGGGCAATGGAGGCTCCTATGGAGGGACTGACGCTGacgaagggagaggaggaggggggctcCGGAAGTGAAGATGTCCCTGAGGGAGAGGGGCTTGTCAAGTCTGTCTCAGCCCTAGAAGAGGTGGACAAAGACTTTCAGTGCCCTAAGGAAGAGGATACAGTCAAACTGGAATGCGCCCCTGGATGGACGACCTGCCGCTTTATTGTGGTGTCGACAGCCATGAAATATAATCAAGCTTAC GATACTTGCCGGAGGTGCTATGGGGGCTTCCTCATCTCCATCCATGACCACACCTGTAACTACAAGATCCAGTGGGGAGCCAGATTTCTCAACCAGGGTCAAGTCTGGATTGGTGGTGCAGTCAGATATCCG GGTAGCTGCAGGAGCTTTTACTGGATGGATGGCAGTGCCTGGGATTTTTGGTTCTGGGCTGCTGGCCAGCCTTCGGCCTCTGGTGGAAGCTGTGTGTCCATGTATACCCACg GAGGTCGCTGGAGACTATCTCGGTGTGACATGGTCCTCCCCTTTGTCTGTTCCCACTGA